From one Humulus lupulus chromosome 8, drHumLupu1.1, whole genome shotgun sequence genomic stretch:
- the LOC133794858 gene encoding pyrophosphate--fructose 6-phosphate 1-phosphotransferase subunit beta has protein sequence MAAALVANGDIPAPATGRVASVYSEVQASRIDHTLPLPTVLRNPFKIVEGPPSSAAGNPDEIAKLFPQLFGQPSALVVPSDSDSNDSQKKLKIGVVLSGGQAPGGHNVISGIFDYLQERAKGSVLYGFRGGPAGIMKGKYVELTPEYIYPYRNQGGFDMICSGRDKIETPEQFQQAADTAAKLDLDGLLVIGGDDSNTNACLLAENFRGKNLKTQVIGCPKTIDGDLKCKEVPISFGFDTACKIYAEMIGNVMIDARSTGKYYHFVRLMGRAASHITLECALQTHPNITIVGEEVAEKKLTLKNVTDYIVDIISKRAELGYNYGVILIPEGLIDFIPEVQQLIAELNEILAHEAVDEDGQWKKKLTDQSLQLFEFLPSAIQEQLMLERDPHGNVQVAKIETEKMLIQMVETELEKRSQAGAYKGGFQGQSHFFGYEGRCGLPTNFDSTYCYALGYGAGALLHSGKTGLISSVGNLAAPVEEWTVSGTALTALMDVERRHGKFKPVIKKAMVELQGAPFKKFASLRDEWALKNCYISPGPIQFVGPSSNATNHTLRLELGAQV, from the exons ATGGCTGCGGCATTGGTTGCTAACGGCGATATCCCGGCGCCGGCCACAGGCCGAGTTGCCTCCGTCTACAGCGAGGTCCAGGCGAGTCGCATCGACCACACCCTCCCTCTCCCTACCGTGCTCAGAAACCCCTTCAAGATCGTCGAAGGACCACCTAGTTCCGCGGCTGGCAATCCAG ATGAAATCGCAAAGCTTTTTCCACAACTTTTCGGCCAGCCATCTGCCTTGGTGGTGCCGAGCGATTCTGACTCTAACGATTCGCAGAAAAAGTTGAAAATTGGTGTCGTTTTGTCGGGAGGCCAGGCACCTGGAGGGCACAATGTCATTTCTGGAATTTTTG ATTACTTGCAGGAGCGTGCTAAAGGCAGCGTATTGTACGGTTTCAGGGGAGGTCCAGCTGGAATCATGAAGGGCAAGTATGTGGAACTTACACCAGAATATATTTACCCGTACAGAAACCAG GGTGGTTTTGATATGATATGTAGTGGAAGAGATAAGATTGAAACTCCAGAGCAG TTTCAACAAGCTGCAGATACTGCCGCGAAGCTTGATTTGGATGGACTTCTTGTTATTGGTGGGGATGACTCGAACACAAATGCCTGCCTCCTTGCTGAGAATTTCAG GGGAAAGAATTTGAAAACTCAGGTGATTGGGTGTCCAAAAACCATTGATGGTGACTTGAAATGCAAAGAAGTCCCAATAAGTTTTGGGTTTGATACTGCTTGCAAG ATATATGCAGAAATGATTGGAAATGTCATGATAGATGCCAGATCAACTGGAAAATATTATCACT TTGTGCGGCTTATGGGGCGTGCAGCTTCACACATAACACTTGAATGTGCTTTGCAAACTCATCCAAACATTACAATTGTTGGAGAAGAG GTTGCTGAGAAGAAGTTGACACTGAAAAATGTTACAGATTACATTGTTGATATAATCTCCAAACGTGCCGAACTTGGTTATAACTATGGTGTCATACTTATTCCTGAAGGTCTAATTGATTTCATTCCAGAG GTGCAACAACTTATCGCCGAACTGAATGAAATTCTGGCCCATGAGGCTGTCGATGAAGATGGGCAATGGAAAAAGAAACTTACTGATCAATCATTACAGCTTTTTGAATTTTTACCTTCAGCAATCCAAGAGCAGTTGATGCTTGAAAGAGATCCTCATGGAAATGTTCAG GTTGCCAAAATAGAGACAGAGAAGATGCTTATTCAAATGGTTGAAACTGAATTGGAGAAAAGGAGTCAAGCAGGTGCATACAAAGGTGGATTCCAAGGACAGTCTCACTTTTTCGG GTATGAAGGAAGATGTGGTCTGCCAACTAATTTTGATTCTACCTATTGTTATGCATTGGGTTATGGTGCAGGAGCTCTCCTTCACAGTGGGAAAACTGGATTGATATCATCG GTGGGGAATTTGGCTGCTCCAGTTGAAGAATGGACCGTTAGTGGGACAGCCTTAACTGCACTAATGGACGTGGAGAGAAGACATG GAAAGTTTAAGCCTGTGATCAAGAAGGCCATGGTGGAGCTTCAAG GTGCACCATTTAAGAAGTTTGCATCCTTACGAGACGAGTGGGCCCTCAAGAATTGTTATATCAGTCCCG GTCCTATTCAATTTGTTGGCCCATCATCAAATGCAACTAATCACACTCTACGCTTGGAACTCGGTGCGCAAGTGTAG